In a genomic window of Mucilaginibacter sp. KACC 22063:
- a CDS encoding response regulator, producing the protein MPKKILVIEDDKDIRDTISYALQQDGYEVISSENAKILKSIKDIEPSLILLDNWLTDWKSDANGQQLSKELKTNPSTSHIPVIMISAVSNIKEIAEAGLADGYIKKPFDLADLSSIVKKHIL; encoded by the coding sequence ATGCCTAAAAAGATATTGGTAATTGAGGATGATAAAGATATAAGAGATACCATCTCTTATGCCTTGCAGCAAGACGGTTATGAAGTGATATCATCAGAGAATGCCAAGATTTTGAAAAGCATAAAAGATATTGAGCCATCCCTTATTTTACTAGATAACTGGCTTACCGACTGGAAAAGCGATGCCAACGGTCAGCAGCTTAGCAAAGAATTAAAAACCAATCCCTCAACCAGCCATATACCGGTTATCATGATCTCGGCTGTAAGTAACATTAAAGAGATTGCTGAAGCAGGCCTGGCCGATGGATATATTAAAAAGCCGTTTGACCTGGCCGATTTATCATCTATAGTTAAAAAACATATTCTATAG
- a CDS encoding DUF2147 domain-containing protein, which translates to MIKKFSFALTAFMLFAAMLFAQGADAILGKWQNPTGEGHITIYKKGDKFFGKLSWIKYPNDANGKPKTDIHNPDENLRSRPELGLELLKDFVYDGDNVYKEGTIYDPKSGKTYSCKMTLDGRKLKIRGYVGISLIGRTEVFTRVD; encoded by the coding sequence ATGATCAAGAAGTTTTCGTTTGCGCTTACAGCGTTTATGCTGTTTGCCGCAATGTTATTTGCACAAGGCGCTGATGCCATTTTGGGTAAATGGCAAAATCCTACCGGCGAAGGCCACATCACCATATACAAAAAGGGGGATAAGTTTTTTGGCAAACTTAGCTGGATCAAATACCCCAATGATGCCAATGGCAAACCAAAAACTGATATACATAACCCTGACGAAAATTTACGCAGCCGCCCCGAGCTTGGCCTCGAATTACTTAAAGACTTTGTTTATGACGGCGACAATGTATATAAAGAGGGGACAATTTATGACCCTAAAAGCGGAAAAACTTACAGCTGTAAAATGACTTTGGACGGCAGAAAGCTTAAAATACGCGGTTACGTAGGTATCTCACTTATTGGCCGTACAGAGGTATTTACAAGAGTTGATTAA
- a CDS encoding AAA family ATPase encodes MRQFVVISGCSGGGKSTLLTELSRRGYSVVEEPGRRIIADELNAAGNALPWIDLAAFARKAIEVSLNDLQQAANNNGWTFFDRGLVDAAAALEFATGERVIERLCFDNRYADLVFVVPPWPEIYIQDNERKHSLDMAIAEYERLLATYHFLNYQVEVLPKTNVSDRADLILQRLKSL; translated from the coding sequence ATGCGTCAGTTTGTAGTGATTTCAGGCTGCTCGGGCGGAGGAAAGTCTACACTATTAACTGAACTTAGCCGCCGGGGGTATTCAGTTGTTGAAGAACCCGGCAGGCGTATTATAGCCGACGAATTAAATGCAGCAGGTAATGCTCTACCATGGATAGATCTTGCTGCTTTTGCCAGAAAAGCAATTGAGGTATCTTTAAATGATCTACAGCAAGCTGCAAATAACAATGGATGGACGTTTTTCGACAGAGGATTGGTAGATGCTGCCGCGGCTTTGGAATTTGCAACCGGAGAACGCGTTATTGAACGCTTATGCTTCGACAACAGGTATGCTGATTTAGTTTTCGTAGTGCCGCCATGGCCGGAAATTTACATACAGGATAATGAGAGAAAACACAGCCTGGATATGGCTATAGCAGAATATGAAAGACTTTTAGCAACCTATCATTTTTTAAATTATCAGGTTGAAGTATTGCCTAAAACAAATGTATCTGATCGCGCTGACCTGATTTTACAACGCCTAAAGTCATTATAA
- a CDS encoding YitT family protein: MKKKNDLLRNELMRIPLIIVGVLCAAFGLKGFLIPNEFIDGGVTGISLLVSSATDWPISVLIIIINVPFILLGYRRIGKLYAVKTFLAILALSAILYLINFPHVTNDKLLTAVFGGFFLGAGIGLAMRGGCVIDGTEILAMYINPRSALSIGQIILLINIVIFGVAAFLLGVQSALYSVLTYLAASQTINYIVLGIDEYTAVTIVSPKSDLIKNVITRQLHRGVTIYKGERGFGKTAFDDKHIDIIYTVITRLEVPRLVSTVQQIDPAAFITTYSVSEVKGGLIKRQALDH; the protein is encoded by the coding sequence ATGAAAAAGAAAAACGACTTGCTTAGAAATGAGTTAATGCGAATACCCCTGATCATCGTTGGTGTGCTTTGTGCTGCCTTTGGTTTAAAAGGCTTTTTAATACCCAATGAATTTATAGATGGCGGTGTAACCGGCATATCATTGCTTGTGAGTTCGGCTACAGACTGGCCCATCTCCGTGCTTATCATCATCATTAATGTACCATTCATCCTTTTAGGATACCGACGTATCGGTAAGCTATACGCTGTTAAGACCTTTTTAGCAATTTTAGCACTGTCGGCAATACTTTATTTAATTAATTTCCCGCATGTTACCAATGATAAACTGCTTACAGCGGTCTTTGGAGGGTTCTTTTTAGGGGCAGGCATAGGCCTGGCCATGCGTGGGGGCTGCGTAATTGACGGTACCGAAATACTGGCCATGTACATTAATCCACGTTCGGCATTATCAATCGGTCAGATCATCCTGCTGATCAATATCGTAATATTTGGCGTAGCTGCATTTTTGTTGGGCGTACAATCAGCATTGTATTCTGTGCTTACCTACCTGGCGGCTTCGCAAACTATCAATTATATTGTTTTAGGTATAGATGAGTATACGGCAGTAACCATAGTTTCGCCCAAAAGCGACCTGATCAAAAACGTGATCACAAGGCAACTACACCGGGGCGTAACCATATATAAAGGCGAACGTGGTTTTGGCAAAACTGCTTTTGATGATAAACACATTGATATTATTTACACCGTAATCACCCGCCTTGAAGTACCCAGGCTGGTAAGTACAGTGCAGCAGATAGACCCGGCAGCTTTTATTACCACCTACTCTGTATCTGAAGTTAAGGGAGGTTTGATCAAACGCCAGGCGCTTGATCATTGA
- a CDS encoding WD40/YVTN/BNR-like repeat-containing protein, with protein sequence MKMRSVKYILFVFLFTIVKLSIAQTVRVIEQGKPCSIRGMSVVSDKIAWVSGSNGYFAVTVDGGKTWQWQQVQGYEKSDFRDIHAFSDKEAVIMSSGTPALVMFTVDGGNNWEVAYHNDDKAVFLDNMDFADTKNGLIVGDPVAGKFLMLQTADGGRTWQTKDGPEANAGEAAFAASGSGLVMLKANGECNFVTGGTVSRLVFGHEGAWRSLPLPIAQAADSKGAFALTFGNGYEVFVGGDYKHPAKRDSTVSYIAVKESTYKRQLSQIPPGGFQSGICWLGFDSFLSTGTSGSNVTIDGGANWRLISKESFNVCKKSPEGKLILLAGDKGKIGICKNYFPHN encoded by the coding sequence ATGAAAATGCGAAGCGTAAAATATATACTATTTGTTTTCTTGTTCACCATTGTAAAGTTAAGCATTGCACAAACAGTAAGGGTTATAGAGCAGGGCAAACCTTGTAGCATAAGGGGGATGTCTGTAGTAAGCGATAAGATAGCCTGGGTAAGCGGCAGTAACGGATATTTTGCAGTTACTGTTGATGGGGGTAAAACCTGGCAATGGCAGCAGGTGCAAGGTTACGAGAAAAGCGATTTTAGGGATATACATGCTTTTTCAGACAAGGAAGCTGTGATCATGAGCTCGGGAACTCCTGCTTTGGTGATGTTTACTGTTGATGGGGGTAATAATTGGGAGGTAGCCTATCATAACGACGATAAGGCCGTTTTTTTAGATAACATGGATTTTGCTGACACTAAGAACGGCCTTATTGTTGGTGACCCTGTGGCTGGAAAATTTTTGATGCTGCAAACTGCTGACGGTGGCAGAACATGGCAAACAAAGGACGGCCCTGAAGCAAATGCGGGTGAGGCGGCTTTTGCTGCAAGCGGAAGCGGCTTGGTTATGCTGAAGGCAAACGGCGAATGTAACTTTGTAACAGGCGGAACAGTATCCAGGTTGGTGTTTGGTCATGAAGGAGCTTGGAGAAGCCTGCCATTGCCAATTGCACAGGCAGCAGACAGTAAAGGGGCTTTTGCACTAACTTTTGGAAATGGCTACGAAGTTTTTGTTGGCGGCGATTATAAACACCCTGCAAAGCGCGATTCTACCGTGTCTTATATTGCGGTAAAAGAAAGCACTTATAAACGGCAGTTAAGCCAAATCCCCCCCGGAGGTTTCCAATCGGGAATATGTTGGTTAGGCTTTGATTCATTTCTTTCAACAGGAACCAGCGGCAGCAATGTAACGATTGACGGTGGTGCAAACTGGCGGCTCATCAGTAAAGAAAGTTTTAACGTTTGCAAAAAATCGCCGGAAGGTAAATTGATTTTGCTGGCTGGCGATAAAGGCAAAATCGGCATTTGCAAAAATTATTTTCCTCATAACTAG
- a CDS encoding thymidine kinase produces MLFSEDVFKRKSEVGGSIEVICGSMFSGKTEELIRRLRRAQIAKLRVEIFKPKTDVRYDETAVVSHNQNTIPSIPVDHSSAILLMITDNVDVVGIDEAQFFDDELPHVCNTLANRGIRVIVAGLDMDFKGKPFGPMPAIMATAESVTKVYAVCVQCGSPALYSYRLVPDGAKILLGEKESYEPRCRVCYNAG; encoded by the coding sequence ATGCTGTTCAGCGAAGATGTTTTTAAAAGAAAAAGTGAAGTAGGTGGAAGCATTGAGGTGATATGCGGCTCTATGTTTTCGGGAAAAACCGAAGAGCTGATCCGCAGGTTGCGCCGTGCCCAAATTGCTAAGCTTCGTGTAGAAATATTTAAGCCTAAAACAGATGTACGGTATGACGAAACTGCTGTTGTATCGCATAATCAAAATACCATTCCTTCTATACCTGTCGACCATTCATCGGCCATTTTATTAATGATCACCGATAACGTTGATGTAGTTGGTATTGACGAGGCTCAGTTTTTTGATGATGAACTTCCGCATGTGTGCAATACACTGGCTAACCGGGGTATCAGGGTGATTGTGGCCGGACTTGATATGGACTTTAAAGGTAAGCCCTTTGGCCCTATGCCAGCTATTATGGCCACTGCCGAGTCAGTAACCAAAGTTTACGCGGTTTGTGTTCAATGCGGCAGCCCGGCGCTTTATTCGTACCGTCTGGTGCCCGACGGGGCAAAGATATTGCTTGGCGAAAAGGAAAGCTACGAGCCACGCTGCAGGGTTTGTTATAATGCGGGATAG
- the rodA gene encoding rod shape-determining protein RodA, with translation MANYNNSPAQQRGFFFNVDWLTVLLYLMLCAIGWFNIHSAVYDARHPGFVDFDTNYGKQFIFIMTSIVLGIVILLLDNRFFIAFASVFYVITIVLLIAVLVVGRNVGGNQAWIPIGSFRLQPSEFAKVTTCILLARYLSGTNIRITEWRSMLSAAAIIGLPMLLIMLQPDTGSTLVFCSLIFVLYREGLSPWFLISIGMGILLFVLALLFNQLYLVIGLIAIGVLIVLLFRRHRNVLITVLIGLAISISFIFSVKYIYLHVLKQHQKERIDILLGLTNDLRKKGYNVNQSKIAIGSGKLWGKGYLQGTQTKYSFVPAQSTDFIFCTVGEEWGFAGSAVLLGLYLFLVLRIIVIAERQRSPFSRIYAYGVASVIFFHVIINIGMTIGLVPVIGIPLPFISYGGSSLWSFTMLLFILIKLDSNRMGFLS, from the coding sequence ATGGCCAACTATAACAACAGCCCGGCTCAACAACGTGGTTTCTTTTTTAACGTCGACTGGCTAACGGTACTGTTGTACCTTATGCTTTGTGCTATAGGTTGGTTCAATATTCATTCGGCAGTGTATGATGCTAGGCATCCGGGATTTGTTGATTTTGACACCAATTACGGTAAGCAATTTATCTTCATCATGACGTCAATTGTACTTGGCATAGTGATATTACTGCTGGATAACCGCTTCTTTATTGCCTTTGCATCCGTCTTTTATGTCATAACCATCGTTTTATTGATAGCGGTGTTGGTTGTGGGGCGTAATGTAGGTGGTAACCAGGCCTGGATACCCATAGGCAGTTTCAGGCTGCAACCGTCGGAGTTTGCCAAGGTAACTACCTGTATACTACTTGCCCGCTATCTGAGCGGAACAAACATCCGTATTACCGAATGGCGTTCGATGCTTTCAGCAGCTGCTATTATTGGCTTACCCATGCTTTTAATTATGCTGCAGCCGGATACGGGTTCAACGCTGGTATTCTGCTCGCTCATATTTGTACTCTACCGCGAAGGCTTATCTCCCTGGTTTTTGATAAGCATTGGCATGGGGATACTATTGTTTGTACTTGCCTTGTTATTTAATCAGTTGTACCTGGTTATCGGGCTGATAGCCATAGGTGTGCTCATTGTATTATTGTTTAGAAGGCACCGTAATGTTTTAATAACAGTGCTGATAGGTCTGGCTATCTCCATTAGCTTTATATTCAGCGTTAAATACATATACCTGCATGTATTAAAGCAGCATCAGAAAGAACGGATCGATATCTTGCTTGGGCTGACTAATGATTTACGTAAGAAAGGATATAACGTAAACCAGTCTAAAATTGCCATAGGCTCTGGCAAGTTATGGGGTAAAGGTTATTTGCAAGGTACGCAGACTAAATATTCATTTGTGCCTGCCCAAAGTACCGACTTTATTTTTTGTACCGTAGGCGAGGAGTGGGGCTTTGCAGGCTCGGCGGTTTTGCTTGGTTTATATCTATTCCTGGTATTGCGGATCATTGTAATAGCCGAACGGCAGCGATCACCTTTTTCAAGGATATACGCTTATGGCGTGGCATCCGTCATTTTCTTCCACGTAATTATTAATATCGGCATGACGATAGGCCTGGTGCCGGTAATAGGTATCCCATTGCCATTTATCAGCTATGGCGGTTCTTCACTTTGGAGCTTTACCATGTTATTGTTTATCCTGATAAAACTCGACTCCAACCGGATGGGCTTCCTTAGTTAG
- the mrdA gene encoding penicillin-binding protein 2 encodes MNTFFARRYVIAGIFITLIVVLLARLFYMQIMDDKYLLASKSNVIRRFIQYPARGPILDRNGKILVQNEPVYDITVIPNEVKAFDTLEFCRMIGIDKAGFDKRFTKAVKYSPYRESTFEKQLPARLWASLQERMSEFPGFSVQPRTIRTYPDSSAAQFLGYIGEVTDRDIERSHGYYRPGDYIGRTGVEKAYEDLLRGQRGVRNMMVDSRNIPKGSFANGAYDTVAVAGERLISSLDSKIQKLGERLMKNKVGSIVAIEPSTGEILAFVSSPTYDPNLMVGRERGNNVSKLYDDPYNPLFIRPIQAYYPPGSSFKPLSALIALQQGILTPQDTYFCNGGYWAGNHMVKCTHHHGVTDLSLAIAGSCNVYFCSVFNKIMNEHGGKNTRSTFADWKEKVNQFGFGVKLGVDLPHEGRGNVPTPLHYDNVFGANHWRATSIISLAIGQGELEATPLQLANIECTIANHGYYYTPHLIKAFGDKNVIKKEFTEKHFVGIDAQYFEPVINGMQQVVERGTAAGSRIPGINMCGKTGTAQNPHGKNHSLFVAFAPRENPKIAIACIVENSGDGGTWAAPIASFIVEQYLRGQITARPSGIRPDYYENANLLPPTPAQIKAIRTKQDSLRRMGKDTSKKQKGDTLRAPVGLKSAGKRNKKDSIARIYAAQFKRKEDGQL; translated from the coding sequence ATGAATACTTTTTTTGCGCGCAGATATGTTATTGCCGGTATATTTATAACGCTTATCGTTGTATTGCTGGCCCGTCTTTTCTATATGCAGATTATGGACGATAAGTATTTACTTGCGTCTAAGAGCAATGTTATTCGCCGTTTTATACAATATCCTGCCCGCGGACCTATACTTGACCGCAACGGCAAGATACTCGTACAAAACGAGCCGGTTTATGACATCACCGTAATACCCAACGAAGTTAAAGCATTTGATACGCTGGAGTTTTGCCGGATGATAGGCATTGATAAAGCCGGTTTCGATAAGCGTTTTACCAAGGCGGTAAAATATTCACCTTACCGCGAATCAACTTTTGAGAAACAGCTGCCTGCCAGGCTCTGGGCTTCATTACAGGAGCGCATGTCAGAGTTTCCTGGCTTCAGTGTGCAGCCGCGTACCATACGCACTTACCCCGATTCATCTGCTGCGCAATTCTTAGGATATATTGGTGAGGTAACCGACCGGGATATCGAGCGTTCGCATGGGTATTACCGTCCGGGTGATTACATTGGCCGTACCGGTGTTGAAAAGGCTTACGAAGATCTTTTACGTGGGCAGCGCGGTGTCAGGAATATGATGGTGGATTCGCGTAATATCCCTAAAGGGTCATTTGCAAATGGGGCTTATGATACCGTTGCCGTTGCGGGTGAGCGTTTGATTTCGTCCTTAGATAGCAAAATACAAAAGCTTGGCGAAAGGCTGATGAAAAACAAGGTTGGTAGTATTGTAGCTATAGAGCCATCAACCGGCGAAATATTAGCTTTTGTAAGCAGCCCTACCTATGATCCAAACCTGATGGTTGGCCGTGAGCGTGGAAACAATGTAAGCAAGCTTTACGATGATCCTTACAACCCATTGTTCATTCGTCCGATACAGGCTTATTATCCGCCAGGCTCATCCTTTAAGCCGTTAAGTGCATTGATTGCTTTGCAGCAAGGTATATTAACCCCGCAGGACACCTATTTCTGTAACGGAGGATATTGGGCTGGTAATCACATGGTAAAGTGTACCCACCATCATGGCGTTACCGATCTGTCATTAGCCATAGCCGGTTCATGTAACGTTTACTTTTGTAGCGTGTTCAATAAGATTATGAACGAGCATGGGGGTAAAAACACCCGCAGTACTTTTGCCGATTGGAAAGAGAAAGTAAACCAGTTTGGTTTTGGTGTTAAGCTGGGTGTCGATCTACCGCACGAGGGGCGGGGTAATGTACCAACACCTTTGCATTATGACAACGTGTTTGGCGCTAACCACTGGCGTGCAACATCTATTATATCACTGGCTATTGGCCAGGGTGAGCTGGAAGCTACTCCGTTGCAGCTGGCAAATATTGAGTGTACCATAGCTAATCATGGTTATTATTATACGCCGCACCTGATCAAAGCTTTTGGCGATAAGAATGTCATTAAAAAAGAATTTACAGAAAAGCATTTTGTGGGTATTGATGCGCAATACTTTGAACCTGTTATCAATGGTATGCAGCAGGTGGTTGAACGTGGTACCGCTGCCGGGTCACGTATACCGGGCATTAATATGTGTGGTAAAACAGGTACGGCGCAAAATCCGCATGGTAAAAACCACTCGCTGTTTGTAGCCTTTGCCCCGCGCGAAAATCCAAAGATTGCCATTGCCTGTATCGTAGAAAACTCTGGCGATGGTGGTACCTGGGCAGCGCCGATTGCCAGTTTTATTGTTGAGCAATACCTGCGCGGCCAAATCACTGCAAGGCCATCAGGCATCCGCCCTGATTATTACGAGAATGCTAACCTGCTGCCGCCAACTCCGGCACAGATTAAAGCCATAAGGACTAAACAAGATAGCTTAAGGCGCATGGGTAAGGATACGTCTAAAAAGCAAAAAGGAGATACCTTGCGTGCTCCGGTTGGTTTAAAGTCGGCGGGTAAGAGAAATAAAAAGGATTCAATCGCACGGATTTACGCTGCCCAGTTTAAACGAAAGGAAGATGGCCAACTATAA
- a CDS encoding rod shape-determining protein MreD — MSRTIFINLLRFLALVFLQVFLLKNLTLYNLSTPYPYIIFILLLPFETPNLLLFLLSFILGLTIDAFYDTPGLHASACVLLAMVRVMFISITVQKDGFDNEPEPTLSVMGFRWFFTYATILTLFHHFFLFNLEVFRLSEIRYTFIRFIFSSIFTIFLMLISGFLFFRSRERK, encoded by the coding sequence ATGAGTAGAACGATATTTATAAATCTTCTGCGCTTTTTGGCGCTGGTATTTCTTCAGGTATTCCTGTTGAAAAACCTGACGCTGTACAATCTGTCAACGCCTTATCCGTATATTATCTTTATACTGCTGCTGCCGTTTGAAACGCCAAACCTGCTGTTATTCTTACTGTCATTTATATTAGGACTTACCATTGATGCTTTTTACGATACCCCGGGTTTACATGCATCAGCTTGTGTATTGCTGGCGATGGTTCGCGTTATGTTTATCAGTATCACTGTGCAAAAGGATGGCTTTGATAACGAACCCGAGCCCACACTAAGTGTAATGGGTTTTCGGTGGTTTTTTACCTACGCCACTATACTTACCCTTTTCCATCATTTTTTTCTGTTCAACCTCGAAGTTTTCAGGCTATCTGAAATACGTTACACCTTTATCCGTTTTATATTTAGTTCAATTTTTACTATATTTTTGATGTTGATATCAGGCTTCCTATTTTTTAGAAGCAGGGAACGGAAATGA
- the mreC gene encoding rod shape-determining protein MreC: protein MRNLLIFISKYNAFFLFLIFEISSLVIYIKYNSFQKATFINSSNQVTGNIYGRVNKLNQYLALREINDSLVKENAKLHNELASSFYADTAAKHEVTDTVFHQRYTYIAAKVINNSVNRANNYITINRGSNEGIAKEMGVICSSGLVGIVVNVSPHFATIRSFLHKDSKVSAMLADTRDIGSMVWDDELGPHTGLLIDIPNHVKPHVGEDVVTSGFSLWPAGIKIGKISNLKAKSGGFFLNMEVALSVDFSRLEYVYVIKDKMALEQATLEAQQKKDE, encoded by the coding sequence ATGCGTAACCTTTTGATATTTATCAGCAAGTACAACGCATTCTTCCTGTTTCTGATTTTTGAGATAAGTTCACTGGTTATTTACATAAAGTACAACTCTTTTCAAAAAGCTACTTTCATCAATAGTTCAAACCAGGTTACGGGCAACATTTACGGCCGTGTAAATAAGTTGAACCAGTACCTTGCGCTAAGGGAAATAAATGACAGTCTGGTGAAGGAGAATGCCAAGTTGCACAACGAACTGGCATCATCATTCTATGCAGATACAGCAGCCAAACACGAGGTCACAGATACTGTATTCCATCAGCGTTATACTTATATTGCCGCCAAGGTGATCAACAACTCGGTGAACCGGGCTAACAACTACATTACCATTAACCGGGGCAGTAACGAAGGTATTGCTAAAGAAATGGGGGTAATATGCAGCTCGGGCTTAGTGGGCATTGTGGTAAATGTGTCGCCGCATTTTGCCACCATCAGGTCGTTTTTACACAAAGACTCTAAAGTGAGTGCGATGCTGGCAGATACACGGGATATTGGCTCAATGGTGTGGGATGATGAACTTGGCCCGCATACCGGTTTGCTGATAGATATCCCCAACCATGTTAAGCCGCATGTGGGCGAAGATGTAGTAACGTCAGGATTTTCGTTATGGCCTGCGGGTATTAAAATCGGCAAGATCAGTAACCTTAAAGCTAAAAGCGGCGGCTTTTTCCTGAATATGGAAGTGGCTTTATCTGTCGACTTTAGCCGGTTGGAATATGTTTACGTGATTAAAGATAAAATGGCTTTAGAACAGGCTACCCTGGAAGCACAGCAAAAGAAAGATGAGTAG
- a CDS encoding rod shape-determining protein, giving the protein MGLFNFFTQEIAIDLGTANTLIIHNDKVVVDEPSIVAMDRQTNKVIAIGRQAMQMEGKTHEKIRTVRPLKDGVIADFDAAEHMIRGMIKMINKGKSWFFPSLRMVICIPSGITEVEKRAVRDSAEIAGAKEVYLIYEPMAAAVGIGIDVEEPMGNMIIDIGGGTTEIAVIALSGIVCDQSIRVAGDNFDADIVQYIRRQHNIMIGDRTAEKIKIEVGAALPELADPPADFAVQGRDLMTGVPKQITVSYTEIAHCLDKSISKIEEAILKALEITPPELSADIYQTGIYLTGGGALLRGLDKRVAAKTKLPVHVAEDPLRAVVRGTGTALKNIGNFKFLMQ; this is encoded by the coding sequence ATGGGTTTATTTAACTTTTTTACGCAAGAAATTGCGATTGACTTAGGTACAGCAAACACCCTGATCATACATAACGATAAAGTGGTAGTGGACGAGCCATCAATAGTGGCTATGGACCGCCAGACAAATAAAGTAATAGCCATTGGCCGCCAGGCTATGCAGATGGAAGGTAAAACGCACGAAAAGATACGTACCGTCCGTCCGCTTAAAGATGGTGTAATTGCAGACTTTGATGCTGCCGAGCACATGATCCGCGGGATGATCAAAATGATCAACAAAGGCAAAAGCTGGTTTTTCCCTTCCTTGCGTATGGTGATCTGTATCCCTTCGGGCATTACAGAGGTTGAAAAACGTGCCGTTCGCGACTCTGCCGAGATTGCAGGCGCCAAAGAGGTTTACCTGATCTATGAGCCAATGGCAGCTGCAGTAGGTATCGGTATCGATGTGGAAGAGCCAATGGGTAACATGATCATCGATATTGGTGGTGGTACTACCGAGATTGCAGTTATTGCCTTATCAGGTATCGTTTGCGACCAGTCTATCCGTGTTGCGGGTGATAATTTTGATGCTGATATTGTACAATATATCCGCCGTCAGCATAACATTATGATCGGTGACCGTACTGCCGAAAAAATTAAAATTGAAGTTGGTGCAGCTTTGCCAGAGCTGGCAGATCCACCGGCTGATTTTGCCGTACAGGGCCGCGACCTGATGACAGGTGTGCCTAAGCAGATCACCGTTTCCTATACGGAAATTGCACATTGCCTGGATAAATCAATTTCAAAAATTGAAGAAGCGATATTGAAAGCATTGGAGATCACTCCGCCAGAGCTTTCGGCAGATATTTACCAAACCGGTATTTACCTTACAGGTGGTGGTGCGTTACTACGTGGTTTAGATAAACGTGTTGCTGCTAAAACCAAGCTGCCCGTACACGTAGCCGAAGACCCACTTCGCGCTGTAGTACGCGGTACCGGTACAGCCCTTAAAAATATTGGTAACTTTAAGTTCTTAATGCAATAA